A section of the Cygnus olor isolate bCygOlo1 chromosome 14, bCygOlo1.pri.v2, whole genome shotgun sequence genome encodes:
- the LOC121078127 gene encoding LOW QUALITY PROTEIN: zinc-binding protein A33-like (The sequence of the model RefSeq protein was modified relative to this genomic sequence to represent the inferred CDS: deleted 1 base in 1 codon) yields MCASCQAHLLPFPSAQKASGELNFKIQAEFTRLHQILEEEERAELAELGEEEEQSLVQLEEGMSALCRDMERVEQTLSKMEEASLLEVESLDIRYMPGMNVETVPAFDLQRYRDSHSGSVHYIFWGQVLQPVCPAPAPLAFDPETAHPRLVFSRGLKAVTEWRQAQPVPRSPQHFQQRINALGSCTSDGGQHYREVRVGGKPRWDLGVAAETVDRVVKVKLCQNGFWTRSLRNRTEYGATVTPWVRLALLKVGVFLDCQEGTAAFFDARDVSQLFTFQQISAERYCPFLSPCCSDGMDSVSLCAL; encoded by the exons ATGTGTGCTAGCTGCCAGGCTCatcttctgccttttccctctgctcagAAAGCATCTGGGGAGCTGAACTTCAAGATCCAGGCAGAGTTCACTCGCCTTCATCAGAtcctggaggaagaggagagagctgagctggcagagctgggtgaaGAGGAAGAGCAGTCACTGGTACAGCTGGAGGAAGGGATGTCAGCGCTGTGCAGGGACATGGAGCGTGTAGAGCAGACCCTCAGCAAAATGGAAGAGGCATCATTGTTGG aggTGGAGAGCCTGGATATCAGGTACATGCCTGGC ATGAATGTTGAGACCGTGCCAGCCTTTGACCTGCAGCGCTACCGGGACAGCCACAGTGGCTCCGTGCACTACATCTTCTGGgggcaggtgctgcagcccgTCTGCCCTG CTCCGGCCCCACTCGCCTTTGACCCTGAGACAGCCCACCCCAGGCTGGTTTTCTCCAGAGGCCTGAAGGCAGTGACAGAGTGGAGACAAGCCCAGCCTGtc cccaggagcccccagcACTTCCAGCAGCGCATCAATGCCTTGGGCTCATGCACTTCTGACGGTGGCCAGCACTACAGGGAGGTGCGGGTGGGAGGCAAGCCCAGGTGGGACCTGGGGGTGGCTGCCGAAACTGTGGACCGGGTGGTGAAGGTGAAGCTGTGCCAGAATGGTTTCTGGACGCGGAGCCTGAGGAACAGGACGGAGTACGGGGCCACTGTCACCCCCTGGGTGCGCCTGGCTCTCCTGAAAGTGGGGGTCTTCCTGGACTGCCAGGAGGGCACCGCGGCCTTCTTTGATGCCAGGGACGTATCCCAGCTCTTCACCTTCCAGCAGATCTCAGCAGAGAGGTACTGCCCCTtcctcagcccctgctgcagcgATGGGATGGACAGCGTGAGCCTGTGCGCCTTGTGA